The Glycine max cultivar Williams 82 chromosome 17, Glycine_max_v4.0, whole genome shotgun sequence genome contains the following window.
CACGACATCACTACTGCATCTGCTTCATCCCATGCACCAATGTCTGTGGATTTTGGGGCATCTGTCCCAGTAAGATGATTCAATTTGCCCTTGCCTTTTAGAAAGGTTTGGACAAAGTGAGATCATTTGAGGTAGTTTTTGCCATTGAGACAAAGGCTGGGTTGAATATTTTGTAGCTCAACAGTGCCAGTATTTTCGGCTTGAGCGGGGTTATTGGCTGCTGCAGACATTCTCAGTTTTGTTAGGTGAGATTCAAAGGCGTGGAGGGTGTTTTAGGGCAAAAAAGAATTGGCAATATAGGTCGTCAAAGGGagggaaaaaaaaaggcaatgCAGGCCGTGcagcagaagaaaaaaaaacgtgtGACAGTGTAAGCCACGAGTTTACACAAGCTCCCACAGATTTTGGAGCGTTGATACCATGTAAGAGGATAACTTTTTGATTCCTATTGATAGAAGAGCATGTGCTCTTAAATAGAATACAAGGTAATCTAAAAAAGGAAACTCCTAAACTAATGCTCATCTTTGTACCCACTGTCAATTCCTATAATTAAGGGTCAATGATTCCTGgtcataaatacaaaatatgcaGCTAATCAAATATCCTAATTATGGGATTTAAATCCTAtctataaaaggaaataaaatatatagtgGGATTCTAACATAAGGGAACAAATCCATATATGTCTATGTATTTCTATATGGAAGGACAAAGCAAAAACAAACTGAGGAAAATATGAACAAGCTGAAAAATAGTAGACTGTAGTTTATAACTGCAAGCACACTATTACAAGCATGTTACTACTCCTTATATAGAGCTAAAGCATACTGAAAATTAGTAAAAGAAACATGATAACACTGGCAAATCAcggataaagaaaaaagaaaacagagcCAAACACCAAGAACAGAGAGTAAATCACTGAGAATCTTTATTGCATATAGAAGAAGAACTCAGAACAGAGAATTACAACTGAGAAAGGTTCAACTGAATCCCAATTCAGTGAACTTCTGTAACCAACTCTAACTGAATCCCAATTCAGTTAGTCCCAAATCCCAATATGCcaaaaaaaatcctttacaatcaGTTAGAGCTCTTATTTATAGTACACTTTAACTAACAGAGTTCAGTTAGTTATTCCTAACAGAATTCAGTTAATTATTCCTATTATTGCCAGGCTGGCGCCTAACATACAGTTTGGTAATAAGAGGTTTAGGCATTCTCTTAACCCTATCAATACTCCCCCCCAAAAGaaccaccttgtcctcaaggggAAACTAAGGAAAAATCTCTAAAATTTAAGTAGCTGACTCCTAAGAGTTCTCACAAGCTGGTAATTGGTCCCATTGAACCAAAACTTCCAAATTTCCCCAAGCATCCTCTCTCCATTGAAGAATTTCAGCCGGCTGAACCTGTAGTTCCATTTCTTCAGAAAGTAAAGGAGGCAATGGTTGAGGGTGCTGAAGAGGCTTGAGTAACTTTTTCAACAAGGATACATGAAATACAGGGTGAATTTTAGCATGAGCAGGGAGCTCCAACTTGTATGCTACAGGACCAATCCTCTCCAGAATCTTATAAGGCCCGTAAAATTTAGGAGATAGCTTTGCTATTGGTCTTCTAGCCAAAGATCTCATCTTGTAAGGCTAAAGCTTTAAAAATACCTAATCACCTACTTCAGATCAATCTCTCTTCTGTGTTTATTAGCTTGTGCTTTCATCAGATTCTGGGCCTTTAAAAGATTCTGCTTTAACTCTTGTAAGACCACATCTCTGGCTACTAGTAGCTGATTCACTGCGTCAATCTTGGAAGTAAAAGTGCACCCTTTAATCAAAGTAGGAGGATCTCTTCCATATAAAGCCTTGAATGGTGTCATGCCAGCAGAAATATTGAAAGTAGTATTGAACCAAAATTCTGCCCAAAATAACCAATCAACCCACTGTTTTGGCTTTGGACCCACAAAACATCTGAGATAAGTTTCCAAACTCCTATTAACCACTTTTGTTTGTCCATCGGTTTGAGGATGGTAGGCAGTGCTAATACTTCAATTGTGTTCCTACTAATCTGAACAATTCCTGCCAAAACTGACTAAGAAAAATCTGATCTCTATCTAAAACTATAGAAGCGGGAAAACCATGGAGTTTGACCACTTCTATGACAAACACAGCAGCCACATCCTTACCAGAAAAAGGATGACAGAGAGCATAAAAATGAGCATATTTTGTTAACCTGTCTACTACCACAAAGATAGTGTCCTTTCCCCTAGATTTTGGCAAACCTGAAATGAAATCCATGGAGATATCTTGCCACACTTGAGTTGGTATCGGCAATGGCTGTAAAAGACCTCCAGGAGCCAAGGTCGAATGCTTGTATCTCTGGCAAACATCACAAGCCTCCACATACTGTTTCACATAATTCCTCATGCCctcccaataaaaaaaactagatacCCTTTTGAAAGTTTTGAAGAAACCCGAGTGGCCCCTAGCAACACTATCATGACATTCAGCCAGAATAAGAGGAATTCTATTTGAAGATTTTGACAACACTAATCTTCCTTTGTACAATAACCTCCCAGTTTAAAACTGGAATCCAGGGTGAGAATTAGGATCCCCAGCCAGATCCTGAATAACCTTCTGCCATTTTGGTTCCGGTTGCACCTCTTGAAACCAATCCTCAGAATCAGCTAACACTGGCAAATCACggataaagaaaatagaagaaaacaaagCCAAACACCAAGAACAGAGAGTAAATCACTGAGAATCTTTATTGCTTATAGAAGAAGAACTCAGAACAGAGAATTACAACTGAGAAAGGTTCAACTGAATCCCAATTTAGTGAACTTCTGTAACCAACTCTAACTGAATCCCAATTCAGTTAGTCCCAAATCCCAATATGCCAAAAGAAAACCCTTTACAATCAGTTAGAACTCTTATTTATAGTACTCTTTAACTAATAGAATTCAGTTAGTTATTCCTAACAGAATTCAGTTAGTTATTCCTATTACTGTCAGGCTGGCGCCTAACATACACTTTGGTAATAAGAGGTTTACGCATTCTCTTAACCCTATCAAAACACCACAAATCAGTGCTCTTAAAAGCATAGCATAATAAAAAACATCACTATACTCCTTAAAGATTCAGTCTTCTGACAGTTAATTATTTAGTAACATCCATAGCTGAATAACTAATGCATTTTCCAACatgtataaatatatatcaGTAAGCAGTTTACATGGATGCTACAGTTAATGGTGTAAATAATAGAAACATGATTAACATAAGCCTGCAAGCTTTTCGGTTATGTATGAGATTTTGCACACATGCAAATGTGCAtgcttacacacacacacacacacatgcataTGCTTGTGTGTGTAGCTGAAAATCATGAGAGTTAATAGGAACTGTCTTTCTTTGTGTAGAAATCATTCAGGTTTATAGGAACTTTGTCTTTCTTTGTTTCTACTCATGGTGTTAATTCTGGAGCAAATGTCAGAAGTCTGAGTACCTTCAATGCCTATAGAAGAGTCTTGgtcttttaatgaaattatcaaCTGGAAACTTATCTAGAAATCATAAAAATTTCCACCCTTGCAATGTATGGTTTATATGCTGTTTGTACTTTTATGCAGACACAATGAATTATACTCTTCTCTTCTATCCCATCCACCTTCGTCTATGGGTATTAATATATAGAACTTGCATTGAGTGGCCATATTTGGTTATCTGTTCTATGCTTGCACCATATTTAATGGACAACATAAATccatgtatattattatttcagtaatatcaataaaaaatagatattatgaTCATTCCATTGCACATCCTAGAGAATCTTAAATACAATAATTTGCATgccatatttttctttatacgtTCAATGGATTTTTCTTGTGATTTTTTCTTACTTTGTTTCCTCTTCTTGatttgtttatttcatttaaaactAACATGTGCCAGCATATTTTTGTCAGGTATGTCGCAGCTGAGTTGGCAACTGACATAGTCATTAATGTTGGAAATGTAAAATTTCATCTCCATAAGGTAAGATTCAATCTTACGTTGTGGTGATGTAGTAATCAGTATATAGCTCAcatttttcatgttaattagggCATCTCTTGATCcttaaatagaaagaaaagtaTGTAATTCAATCCTGCTGTTGTGGATATGAAGGATAATCATCTTCATATGTCCTCTCAATACTACTAAAAGGGGGAACGTGGGGTCAAATGCTGTTTTAAATTAGTCTAATCCGCTCTTGCATCTTGAACAGCGTggaaatttttattcttaaatgtaTTATGAAATACTAATTCAGGCAGAATAAGATTATGTATGCCAGTACGTGTTGTAAAACTCTTCAGGTAACCAAGTTGATTGAATTTCTTACATTTTACAAACTGTTCTTGGTAGTTGAACACTCGTATTGTGTATAACAGTCAGTCAAAAAGACTTAATTGGATTCCAATTTCCACTACAATTTTACCTACTTTACTGTGCTAAGTGAATAAGTGATTGGTTTATTAAATACAACGTTGTTTACATGGTTGGTATTTCTCTTTCTGTATTTTGAGaaataactgtttttttttcaaaagcctTGTAAGGAAGTTGgcaaaaaaaagtgtttatttcctcaaaataatttaatccaAACCCACAAGTCTGGTTATGaactttataatattttctattgTTGTCTGTGACCTTAAGCTGCTCTATATATGCAGTTTCCTCTTTTGTCAAAAAGTGCACGCTTCCAAAAGCTGATTACAAACAGTAATGAAGAGAACAATGATGAAGTCCATATCCATGACATTCCTGGCGGATCTGCTGCTTTTGAAATATGTACCAAGTTCTGTTATGGTATGACAGTCACTCTTAATGCATACAATGTCGTTGCAGCTCGCTGTGCAGCAGAATATCTTGAGATGTACGAAACtgttgagaaaggaaatctTATCTACAAGATTGAAGTATTCCTCAACTCGAGCATTTTCAGGAGTTGGAAAGACTCGATTATTGTTCTTCAAACTACCAAGTCTCTTCTTAAATGGTCTGAGGAACTTAAGGTAGTGAGCCATGGCATTGACTCCATAGCTACCAAGGCTTCACTTGATACATCAAAGGTGGAGTGGTCATACACCTATAACAGGAAAAAGCTACCATCTGAAAATAGTAACGATCCTCAGTCTAATAATGCAAGGAAACAACAATTGGTTCCAAAGGACTGGTGGTGGGTGGAGGACCTTTGTGAGCTCCAACTTGATCTTTATGAACGGGTTATAACAGCAATTATAGAAAAAGGCAATGTTTCTGGTGCTGTAATTGGAGAAGCTCTAAATGCTTATGCCTCAAGAAGGATGCCTGGCTTCAACAAGGGTGAGATCCAAGGAGGAGATATTGTAAAGAATAGATTACTGTTGGAGACCATACTCCGAATATTACCTGTGGACATGGGCATTGCCTCTTTCAGTTTCTTGGTGAAGTTATTAAGGGTAGCTATTCAGTTGGAATGTGAAGAGTTGGAGAGATCTGAACTGATTAGGAGAATAGGTATGTGCCTTGAGGAAGCTAAGGTGTctgatttattaatttgtgcCCCAGTTGGTGATGCAATTCTTGATGTTGATATTGTGCAAAGGATAGTAGAAGAGTTTGTAGCATGTGATCAACAGGTTCAGACGGACTCCCTGTTGGAAGATGAATTTCAGGAGATCAGAAGCCCTGGGATGGTATCAGACCCTTCAAAGGCTAAGGTGGCAAAACTGGTGGATGGCTACCTTGCTGAGATTGCATGTGATCCAAATTTACCTGTTGCAAAATTTGTTAATCTTGCTGAATTAGTATCAAGCTTCCCTAGAGCATCTCATGATGGCCTTTATCGTGCCATTGACATGTATTTAAAGGTAAATCCCTTGTACTTTAAGTTAGCCTGTAAGCTCTGTATGTAGTGTATACTAGTTACATTCAATCAAGTATCAGTTGCTCAGGTTTTCCTTTACTTTTTCACAACTCAAATTTTAAACATCAACAAGCTGGAAACACAATTAGTGCATTGCTAGATTGAGACATGTTACGTTCCTCATATTTATTTAAGGAGATTTTCCAATATGCTAATAATTATACACATTTTATCTCTCATATTACCGCCTCTAAGGAGATATGCAAATAGGCTAATACAGTAATGACTCTCAACTGACATTGTCTTTTACATATTCATCTCTGTAAATTTTGACGGTCGTTTAGTGTGATGGCTTTTCAAGTAGTCCTGATATATTATCTCAACATCTAAACCTCCAAATTGGCTATCCTTGCTGATTATATGATAACAAAAGGATTAATTCCATTGGCCCTAAGGTCCTTAACCATATTTCCAAGGTTGACTGAGTGTACTGTCTTACAGGAGCATCCTGGAATCAGCAAGAGCGAAAGGAAAAGAATATGTAGGTTGATGAACTGCAGGAGCTTATCTGCAGAGGCTTGCATGCATGCTGTGCAGAATGAGCGGCTTCCCATGCGTGTTGTTGTGCAGGTTCTATTCTTTGAACAACTGAGAACTACAACATCTTCAGGGGGCAACAGCACACCAGATCATCCTGGGTCTCTCAGGTCATTTCTTCCTGGTGGATCTCATGGGAGCTCTAGGTCTACTATAACAAACACAGAAGAAGAATGGGATGCTGTGGGAACAATGGAAGACATAAAATCTCTGAAAGGGGAAGTTGATGCACTAAAATTATCAGGTGGAACCGGTAGGGCCAGCAGCGGAAAAGACAATAACAGTGGTAAAGGCAATGCCGACAATATTGCTGCCAGTAAAATGAAAGGTTTCATGTCAAAGAAGATACTCTCTAAGATTTGGTCTAGCAAAGAAAAAAGTGTTGATATAAGTAGCTCTGATACGTCAGAGAGCCCTGCTTCTACTGTTGTAGAGGAAACAAAATCTACTCCAGCTAGAAGTAGGAGGCATTCAGTATCTTAGACCATGTTATGCAGACTTTAGAGGGCCATTCAATTATTGTATAATCATCTCACTCAAGTAGGCATCAGGAGTTGGAGGACACTGACATCGTCCAGCTGATTCTTCAATCAGTTCAATGTAACTGTGAGCAAATATTGGCATGTGGGTTAAAAAGGAAGCACCGaaagtatattttaattgtgcCTATATCATACTCCTAGGGTTGCTACTGCCAATCAGCCATTACTGATCTTTAGGTTAGATGGCTCTTGTAGTGAGACCCAGTTTTGATTATTGGAGACTGGCTTATGAGTTATGACTGCCAGAATTTGTAACCTTAGTTTTAAAGGGAAAAAGGACTTACAAGGAGGATTAGTTAGAACCATCGCATAAGGACTAATGAGGGTGCAGAGTTTGAGATGCTTGTCTTGGGAATATTACGTAGCATTTTGATCCGTCATTAATGTTCATTTGAGCACTAGTATGGGATGCAAAACCTATTGGACTTAAAATTTACCATTCTTGAAACACAGGAGACGATGGGTATGGTAAGTTTGAATATTCCAAATATCTTAGATAAGATATCTTGTATGAGAGATTGTGAGATCagagaattaaaaatcattagttTAGGTGTTACAACTGAAGATCATTTACCATTGTCTTGAATTTGTGACGCTTGTGCTTGGTACCAACTAGACGTTCATCTGCAAACATTTTATTGCCTGTGGATTTGCACCCTACATTCAATTTGTAGCTAGTAAGTCTTAGTAACTCTTCTCTGTTACCTTGTAATCCATGCCTTGATTTGTAAGAAAAATgctaacaacattttt
Protein-coding sequences here:
- the LOC100816722 gene encoding BTB/POZ domain-containing protein NPY4 isoform X1, whose product is MKFMKLGSKPDSFQSEGDNNIRYVAAELATDIVINVGNVKFHLHKFPLLSKSARFQKLITNSNEENNDEVHIHDIPGGSAAFEICTKFCYGMTVTLNAYNVVAARCAAEYLEMYETVEKGNLIYKIEVFLNSSIFRSWKDSIIVLQTTKSLLKWSEELKVVSHGIDSIATKASLDTSKVEWSYTYNRKKLPSENSNDPQSNNARKQQLVPKDWWWVEDLCELQLDLYERVITAIIEKGNVSGAVIGEALNAYASRRMPGFNKGEIQGGDIVKNRLLLETILRILPVDMGIASFSFLVKLLRVAIQLECEELERSELIRRIGMCLEEAKVSDLLICAPVGDAILDVDIVQRIVEEFVACDQQVQTDSLLEDEFQEIRSPGMVSDPSKAKVAKLVDGYLAEIACDPNLPVAKFVNLAELVSSFPRASHDGLYRAIDMYLKEHPGISKSERKRICRLMNCRSLSAEACMHAVQNERLPMRVVVQVLFFEQLRTTTSSGGNSTPDHPGSLRSFLPGGSHGSSRSTITNTEEEWDAVGTMEDIKSLKGEVDALKLSGGTGRASSGKDNNSGKGNADNIAASKMKGFMSKKILSKIWSSKEKSVDISSSDTSESPASTVVEETKSTPARSRRHSVS
- the LOC100816722 gene encoding BTB/POZ domain-containing protein NPY4 isoform X2, with amino-acid sequence MYIEKWYVAAELATDIVINVGNVKFHLHKFPLLSKSARFQKLITNSNEENNDEVHIHDIPGGSAAFEICTKFCYGMTVTLNAYNVVAARCAAEYLEMYETVEKGNLIYKIEVFLNSSIFRSWKDSIIVLQTTKSLLKWSEELKVVSHGIDSIATKASLDTSKVEWSYTYNRKKLPSENSNDPQSNNARKQQLVPKDWWWVEDLCELQLDLYERVITAIIEKGNVSGAVIGEALNAYASRRMPGFNKGEIQGGDIVKNRLLLETILRILPVDMGIASFSFLVKLLRVAIQLECEELERSELIRRIGMCLEEAKVSDLLICAPVGDAILDVDIVQRIVEEFVACDQQVQTDSLLEDEFQEIRSPGMVSDPSKAKVAKLVDGYLAEIACDPNLPVAKFVNLAELVSSFPRASHDGLYRAIDMYLKEHPGISKSERKRICRLMNCRSLSAEACMHAVQNERLPMRVVVQVLFFEQLRTTTSSGGNSTPDHPGSLRSFLPGGSHGSSRSTITNTEEEWDAVGTMEDIKSLKGEVDALKLSGGTGRASSGKDNNSGKGNADNIAASKMKGFMSKKILSKIWSSKEKSVDISSSDTSESPASTVVEETKSTPARSRRHSVS
- the LOC100816722 gene encoding BTB/POZ domain-containing protein NPY4 isoform X3; its protein translation is MYVAAELATDIVINVGNVKFHLHKFPLLSKSARFQKLITNSNEENNDEVHIHDIPGGSAAFEICTKFCYGMTVTLNAYNVVAARCAAEYLEMYETVEKGNLIYKIEVFLNSSIFRSWKDSIIVLQTTKSLLKWSEELKVVSHGIDSIATKASLDTSKVEWSYTYNRKKLPSENSNDPQSNNARKQQLVPKDWWWVEDLCELQLDLYERVITAIIEKGNVSGAVIGEALNAYASRRMPGFNKGEIQGGDIVKNRLLLETILRILPVDMGIASFSFLVKLLRVAIQLECEELERSELIRRIGMCLEEAKVSDLLICAPVGDAILDVDIVQRIVEEFVACDQQVQTDSLLEDEFQEIRSPGMVSDPSKAKVAKLVDGYLAEIACDPNLPVAKFVNLAELVSSFPRASHDGLYRAIDMYLKEHPGISKSERKRICRLMNCRSLSAEACMHAVQNERLPMRVVVQVLFFEQLRTTTSSGGNSTPDHPGSLRSFLPGGSHGSSRSTITNTEEEWDAVGTMEDIKSLKGEVDALKLSGGTGRASSGKDNNSGKGNADNIAASKMKGFMSKKILSKIWSSKEKSVDISSSDTSESPASTVVEETKSTPARSRRHSVS